The following coding sequences are from one Crateriforma spongiae window:
- a CDS encoding GxxExxY protein has protein sequence MMQENDISKAVLNLSIEVHRTLGGPGLLESVYEEALAWELNEAGFNVKRQLQVPINYKGKALSTPLKLDLLVNALVIVECKATSRYNELFEAQTLTYLRLMNLKLGLVVNFGERMVKDGFHRVVNGL, from the coding sequence ATGATGCAGGAAAACGATATCAGCAAAGCTGTCTTGAATCTTTCAATTGAAGTTCACCGAACGCTTGGTGGGCCGGGACTGCTGGAATCGGTCTACGAGGAGGCTCTCGCATGGGAACTCAACGAAGCCGGTTTTAACGTCAAAAGACAGCTCCAAGTCCCCATTAACTACAAAGGGAAAGCTCTTTCCACGCCGTTGAAGCTCGATCTCTTGGTCAATGCCTTGGTGATCGTGGAATGTAAAGCTACTTCGAGGTACAACGAATTGTTTGAAGCCCAAACGCTGACGTATCTTCGGCTTATGAATCTAAAGCTCGGGTTGGTCGTGAATTTCGGAGAGCGGATGGTCAAAGACGGGTTTCACCGTGTTGTGAACGGGCTGTGA
- a CDS encoding RNA polymerase sigma factor, with protein MDHESVKLVDRWRGGDELAAGEIYDRYVSRLIALAASRLSPTLARRIEAEDIVQSVYRSFFARTGEDRLQVQQSGQLWGLLAAITLNKVRAQARFHQADKRSVTAEASINASRSCYGLAPADLAGEPTADEAAILAEQYHLAAQKMTPVGKQVFELYLQNTSVPEIAKAVRRSERTVRRELEQIRKLLTEMLESRADA; from the coding sequence ATGGACCACGAGTCAGTCAAATTGGTGGACCGCTGGCGTGGTGGAGACGAGCTGGCTGCCGGGGAGATTTACGATCGCTACGTCTCGCGATTGATCGCCTTGGCGGCAAGCAGACTTTCTCCGACACTTGCCCGACGCATTGAAGCCGAAGACATCGTTCAATCGGTCTACCGCAGCTTTTTTGCTCGGACAGGTGAAGACCGTTTGCAAGTTCAGCAAAGCGGCCAACTTTGGGGCTTGCTGGCCGCTATCACACTGAACAAGGTCCGCGCGCAAGCACGGTTCCATCAAGCGGATAAACGTAGCGTTACGGCAGAAGCCAGCATCAACGCCAGTCGCAGTTGCTACGGTTTGGCACCCGCCGATTTGGCCGGTGAGCCCACCGCAGACGAAGCAGCCATCCTCGCAGAACAGTATCATTTGGCCGCACAAAAGATGACGCCTGTGGGCAAACAAGTTTTCGAGCTGTACCTCCAGAACACATCCGTTCCGGAGATTGCAAAAGCAGTACGCAGATCGGAACGTACCGTTAGACGTGAGCTCGAGCAGATAAGAAAACTGCTCACGGAGATGTTGGAGTCGAGAGCGGACGCGTAG
- a CDS encoding protein kinase domain-containing protein — protein MTNIADEYEKHFKAGLRDLGEFLRQRSLSVDEVREVVLADQYLRHQHSESIPVQQYIRDLEVVANDHSLQIELWCEAFGYVEEDQSLTPSTRAAFLDEVPAEIRGQVSQAVGTSASPAIESDQRPELDRYRIDDEIGRGTFGIVYRAWDLQLQRSVAVKVIHGLATDETLFAEARIVAKLDDPGIVSVFDCGIDPLGRTFIVTSLLDGQSLSDWSMSIDKDQPRIVRLFAGLCDSLGKAHASGIVHRDLKPSNIIVREGDRPVILDFGLALAEWNAGRSGELVGTPAYMSPEQARGEGHRVDARSDVFSLGVLLIEALTKQRPWRSQTSRELLEEVSTGRLISIGRIAPEMPVELQRICNKATAAAMSDRYDSAASLAEDLHWYESRPQPAQIATPMRTPNRGLRPFTSADADDFWALLPGQRDARGMPDNVRWWLDRLQPTEPAATARPVLVLYGPSGSGKSSLLHAGVLPHISPQIDVTCVDMTEQKDLSGLANELHHRCGLRGSEAGSFSELCRQLREQGRTKQVVVLDQFEQVFSWNESEPFGDELVQGLRQADGAQLQFVLVVRDEFWSATSRLMHSIDQPLRDQRNAIGAEVFGSSHAGAVLQIWSQHSLSEQFVEDALDLVAEDGQVVAVRLALLAALLGQDEWTRTRLDQLRERGSLGQVFLEESIDRSTQYKHMTEPAIACLRRLVPQNGKLRGSPVTRSDLCKTSGLNASDPLFGDLMDRLDQQLHLITPTSSSDAEASYQLTHDFWVTEIRNWLRRHDRSTIKGRAAIDLLERSERWHADPSKSNLAGPIDCLRFGFLTRPENDEQRRFVRASAVRQLKVDTAVMAVLALLAAMFWWTIKSVEAGAIAERVATSSTDQLDASITDARQRLRWTKPPLTNQLQRSEAKGDLQAKDRVALALLKSEPEHAMYLSHRVLEVTAPLRNIMLSHLRSDLSDADRDAVIASLVSVLSGPDNTRRTRLRAAAALAPLAPEHPDWQFQAKDVCRMLVESDPLELGDIAAGLYPIREKLIDELKTMRQGGDTTDTRTATYLLASFADDNQEALIDLLEYASLNHLSAVVPAVQGSSKEIAVKIQDRYAEVLNNWNEISVSEEVDGNGEDADRIPASRTSAISNRRVELANRLGNLAAILLSMGTTDHVEEQLHRSEDLTLRSYIIECYSRAGLPAGPIVLRLSNLNPKPSRGNAFGEVTDIAAAYLQILGSLPPSSQVPPQAQDLARDCLLHQFDPELSASAEYFLRRGGYNVDYSHLPGFDAVDDDTDAYRTVENQVMVRLPGDISATVGSSLADVNRLPNEEMHDIDVPAKLFVSQHELTAEQLLRFREDLGIRSAQFAPGQRGNSPEIEQTVRLGFYEAAAYCNWLSEREGIEESEWCFEPNDEGRIDGGMRIVQDHLSRSGYQIPTPDLWEYACRAGTRTPRPYGFGMELSSGSIRWMGTRSVNREATATRLPNAFGLFDMLGNHAEWSIGLVTDQQGGFPFDAGPAGPPPGFRGPPPGGRFQNTEGRPGPGRGGRPGIQRGGGPILETAAGKTIRDNSLFAVLGGAFDSPAHKVRSSDRSIISPPITNKPITLRLMRIIRPSQ, from the coding sequence ATGACCAACATTGCCGACGAATACGAAAAACATTTTAAAGCGGGGCTTCGCGACTTGGGCGAATTTCTCCGCCAGCGGTCATTGTCAGTTGATGAAGTTCGCGAAGTTGTACTTGCTGATCAGTATCTTCGCCATCAGCACTCCGAATCGATCCCAGTGCAACAGTACATTCGTGATCTCGAAGTCGTCGCAAACGATCACTCTCTGCAAATCGAACTCTGGTGTGAGGCCTTCGGATACGTCGAAGAAGACCAGTCCTTGACGCCTTCCACCCGGGCCGCGTTCTTAGACGAGGTACCCGCAGAAATTCGCGGGCAAGTCAGTCAAGCCGTTGGCACATCGGCAAGCCCAGCGATCGAATCCGATCAGCGTCCAGAACTCGATCGATATCGCATCGACGATGAAATTGGCCGAGGAACTTTTGGGATTGTTTATCGTGCTTGGGATCTCCAGTTACAACGGAGCGTCGCTGTCAAAGTCATTCATGGCTTGGCAACCGACGAGACACTCTTCGCCGAAGCCCGGATTGTCGCCAAGTTAGACGACCCAGGAATCGTTTCTGTTTTTGATTGCGGTATCGATCCACTGGGACGAACCTTTATTGTCACATCCCTGTTGGACGGCCAGAGTCTTTCCGATTGGTCCATGTCCATCGATAAGGACCAGCCACGCATTGTGCGTCTATTTGCGGGCCTCTGCGATTCACTCGGGAAGGCTCACGCATCAGGGATCGTGCATCGCGATTTGAAACCCAGCAACATCATCGTTCGCGAAGGCGACCGGCCAGTGATTCTTGACTTTGGACTGGCCTTGGCGGAATGGAATGCCGGACGCAGTGGCGAGCTGGTCGGCACTCCTGCCTACATGAGCCCCGAACAGGCGCGCGGAGAAGGCCACCGCGTCGATGCTCGAAGTGACGTGTTTTCGTTGGGCGTTTTGTTGATTGAAGCGTTGACCAAACAACGCCCATGGAGAAGTCAAACGTCACGGGAATTACTCGAAGAAGTCTCAACTGGCAGACTTATTTCAATCGGACGGATAGCTCCTGAGATGCCCGTCGAGTTGCAACGGATTTGTAACAAAGCCACGGCTGCAGCGATGAGCGATCGTTACGACTCCGCGGCAAGTCTGGCAGAGGACTTGCATTGGTACGAAAGTCGTCCTCAGCCAGCCCAAATCGCCACCCCGATGCGAACTCCCAATCGCGGCTTGCGCCCTTTCACGTCGGCAGACGCCGATGACTTCTGGGCTCTGCTGCCTGGACAACGCGATGCACGCGGGATGCCGGACAACGTACGTTGGTGGCTTGATCGCCTTCAGCCGACCGAGCCGGCAGCCACGGCAAGACCCGTACTCGTTTTGTACGGCCCCAGCGGAAGCGGAAAGAGTTCGCTCCTGCACGCAGGAGTTTTGCCGCACATTAGTCCGCAAATTGATGTCACCTGTGTGGACATGACGGAACAGAAAGACCTTTCCGGCCTCGCGAATGAACTCCACCATCGCTGTGGACTCAGGGGATCTGAGGCGGGCAGTTTTTCCGAACTTTGTCGCCAGCTTCGGGAACAAGGGCGAACCAAGCAGGTTGTGGTGCTCGATCAATTCGAGCAAGTGTTCAGTTGGAATGAATCCGAGCCCTTCGGCGACGAACTCGTCCAAGGATTAAGGCAGGCTGATGGAGCGCAGTTGCAATTCGTCCTTGTGGTGCGCGATGAATTTTGGTCCGCCACGAGTCGACTGATGCACTCGATTGACCAGCCACTAAGAGATCAACGCAACGCCATCGGCGCTGAGGTTTTCGGCAGTTCTCACGCGGGCGCGGTCCTGCAGATCTGGAGTCAGCATTCTCTGAGTGAACAGTTTGTTGAAGATGCTTTAGATCTGGTGGCTGAGGACGGCCAAGTTGTAGCGGTACGCCTAGCTTTGCTGGCAGCGCTCCTGGGGCAGGACGAGTGGACGAGGACGCGGTTGGACCAGCTCCGTGAGCGTGGCTCTCTTGGACAAGTCTTCTTGGAAGAATCCATTGATCGATCGACACAATACAAACACATGACGGAGCCAGCGATAGCTTGCCTGCGACGGCTTGTCCCGCAAAATGGGAAGTTACGAGGATCCCCGGTTACGCGAAGCGATCTTTGCAAGACGAGTGGCTTGAATGCATCGGACCCGCTATTTGGGGACTTGATGGATCGTCTTGACCAGCAACTGCACCTGATCACACCAACCAGCAGCAGTGATGCCGAAGCTTCCTATCAGTTGACACACGACTTTTGGGTAACCGAGATTCGCAACTGGCTCCGGCGGCATGACCGTTCGACTATCAAGGGACGAGCTGCGATTGATTTGTTGGAGCGTTCTGAGAGGTGGCATGCAGACCCGAGCAAGAGCAACCTGGCTGGCCCCATCGATTGCCTGCGATTCGGATTTCTCACAAGACCAGAGAACGATGAGCAACGCCGGTTTGTGCGTGCTTCTGCGGTGCGACAGCTGAAGGTCGATACGGCAGTCATGGCTGTTCTCGCTCTACTCGCGGCCATGTTTTGGTGGACCATCAAATCAGTCGAGGCTGGGGCCATTGCTGAGCGCGTTGCAACAAGTAGTACAGATCAACTGGACGCCAGCATTACTGATGCGCGCCAGCGATTGCGTTGGACCAAGCCGCCGCTGACAAATCAACTCCAAAGATCGGAAGCGAAAGGCGATCTGCAAGCGAAAGATCGAGTCGCCCTTGCACTCTTAAAGTCCGAACCCGAGCACGCGATGTATTTGAGTCATCGAGTCTTGGAGGTTACAGCGCCGCTACGAAACATCATGCTCAGCCACTTGCGATCGGACCTTTCGGATGCTGATCGAGATGCTGTCATCGCATCGCTGGTAAGTGTGCTTTCCGGTCCCGACAACACGCGTCGCACAAGACTGCGAGCCGCTGCCGCTTTGGCACCCCTCGCGCCCGAGCATCCCGACTGGCAATTCCAAGCCAAGGACGTGTGCCGAATGCTCGTCGAATCCGACCCACTTGAGCTTGGTGATATTGCGGCAGGCCTCTATCCCATTCGGGAAAAACTCATTGATGAACTCAAGACGATGCGACAAGGAGGCGACACAACCGATACGCGGACAGCCACCTACTTGCTCGCTAGTTTCGCAGACGACAATCAAGAGGCATTGATTGACTTGCTTGAATACGCATCCCTCAATCATCTGAGCGCTGTGGTTCCAGCAGTGCAGGGATCAAGCAAGGAAATCGCTGTGAAGATCCAAGACCGATATGCAGAGGTGCTGAACAACTGGAATGAAATCAGTGTAAGTGAAGAAGTTGACGGCAACGGGGAGGATGCTGATAGAATCCCGGCGAGTCGTACGTCGGCCATCAGCAATCGGCGAGTCGAGTTGGCTAATCGGCTTGGGAATCTCGCCGCAATTTTACTCTCGATGGGAACGACCGATCATGTCGAAGAACAACTGCATCGTTCGGAAGACCTCACACTTCGCAGCTATATCATCGAGTGCTATTCCCGAGCTGGACTGCCGGCCGGTCCAATCGTGCTGCGGTTGTCCAACCTCAATCCAAAGCCTTCGCGAGGAAATGCTTTTGGAGAAGTAACCGACATCGCAGCAGCATACTTACAAATCCTGGGAAGCCTGCCGCCGTCAAGTCAGGTGCCACCACAAGCACAGGATCTGGCGAGGGACTGTCTACTTCACCAGTTCGATCCAGAGCTTTCCGCTAGCGCCGAATATTTCTTGCGACGTGGCGGCTACAACGTCGACTACTCCCACCTGCCAGGATTCGATGCGGTGGACGACGACACGGACGCATACCGCACGGTCGAGAATCAAGTCATGGTTCGATTGCCGGGAGATATCAGCGCGACAGTTGGATCTTCCCTAGCTGACGTCAATCGCTTGCCTAACGAGGAAATGCACGACATCGACGTGCCTGCAAAACTGTTTGTGAGCCAGCACGAATTGACCGCCGAGCAACTACTTCGGTTTCGCGAAGACTTGGGAATCCGCTCTGCACAATTCGCACCTGGTCAGCGAGGTAATTCGCCGGAGATCGAACAGACCGTTCGACTCGGGTTCTATGAGGCCGCTGCCTATTGCAATTGGCTAAGTGAGCGAGAAGGAATTGAAGAATCAGAGTGGTGCTTCGAGCCCAATGACGAGGGAAGAATCGACGGCGGCATGCGCATTGTTCAAGACCATCTCAGCCGCAGCGGCTATCAAATTCCAACACCCGATCTTTGGGAATACGCTTGCCGGGCAGGCACACGAACACCGCGGCCTTATGGATTTGGCATGGAACTTAGCAGCGGTTCGATTCGTTGGATGGGGACGCGATCGGTCAACCGAGAGGCTACAGCCACGCGACTGCCGAACGCTTTTGGACTCTTCGATATGCTGGGGAATCATGCCGAATGGTCCATTGGACTGGTGACGGATCAACAAGGCGGTTTTCCCTTTGATGCTGGCCCCGCTGGCCCACCACCAGGCTTCCGAGGACCTCCACCCGGTGGGCGATTTCAAAATACCGAAGGTCGCCCGGGTCCAGGACGAGGAGGCCGGCCAGGGATTCAAAGAGGAGGCGGGCCAATCCTAGAAACCGCAGCGGGCAAGACGATTCGCGACAACAGCCTGTTTGCCGTTCTCGGGGGGGCGTTTGATTCTCCCGCTCATAAGGTCCGCTCTTCGGACCGGTCCATCATCAGCCCGCCCATTACCAACAAACCCATCACCTTGCGCCTGATGCGAATCATTCGGCCTTCGCAATAG
- a CDS encoding integrase core domain-containing protein, protein MAAIVHPLLTLLASLTRQELAQQVTYLKAENAILRSKLPDRITLNNQERRRLVRHGKKLGPRIKELISIVSYSTFRRWVRSMEDGPSKRPRSKAESKAGRPRTDESIADTIIRIRKETGWGYTKIIQAMRRLGHRISRQTVKNILIEAGLGPDPSDHPDTWSDFLKRHAATMWQCDFASKRKWTVKGMVDLYFLVFIHVETRRIWISPCTANPTGQWTTQQARNFQMHLQDEHLRCEILQRDQDSKYVDAFDEVFRSTGCKIKKTCARSPNLQAFVERVIQTLKHEVLNAFCIVSEKHLDHILSVSRDWYNHRRGHSGRDHLSPVRDEGEPPVLELAKHKVFCHTELGGHLKSYRAVA, encoded by the coding sequence ATGGCCGCGATCGTTCACCCACTTTTGACACTGCTTGCGTCGCTCACGCGGCAGGAACTAGCCCAGCAAGTGACTTATCTAAAAGCGGAGAATGCAATTCTTCGGAGTAAGTTACCCGATCGGATCACGTTAAACAATCAGGAACGCCGCCGATTGGTTCGCCACGGCAAAAAGCTTGGCCCGCGAATCAAAGAACTGATCTCGATCGTGAGCTACTCGACGTTTCGCCGCTGGGTCCGGTCTATGGAAGATGGGCCATCTAAACGACCAAGGTCCAAGGCCGAGAGCAAGGCGGGCCGGCCAAGGACCGACGAGAGCATCGCCGACACGATCATCCGGATCCGCAAAGAGACTGGTTGGGGCTACACCAAGATCATCCAGGCCATGCGGCGACTTGGACATCGTATCTCACGGCAAACCGTCAAGAACATCCTGATCGAGGCCGGCCTTGGTCCGGATCCGAGTGACCATCCCGACACGTGGTCGGACTTTCTCAAGCGCCATGCGGCGACGATGTGGCAGTGTGACTTTGCGTCGAAAAGAAAGTGGACGGTCAAAGGGATGGTCGATCTTTACTTTCTAGTCTTCATCCATGTGGAGACGCGGCGCATTTGGATATCGCCATGCACGGCGAATCCGACTGGCCAGTGGACGACGCAGCAGGCTCGCAACTTTCAGATGCATCTACAAGACGAGCACCTGCGATGCGAGATTCTGCAGCGTGACCAGGATTCAAAATACGTCGACGCGTTCGACGAGGTATTTCGTTCGACCGGCTGCAAGATCAAGAAGACGTGCGCGCGATCGCCAAACCTGCAGGCATTCGTTGAACGCGTGATTCAGACGCTGAAGCACGAAGTGCTCAACGCTTTCTGCATCGTCAGCGAGAAGCACTTGGACCACATTCTCAGCGTGTCGCGAGACTGGTACAACCATCGCCGCGGACATTCGGGGCGAGATCACCTTTCACCGGTCCGTGACGAAGGAGAGCCTCCGGTACTTGAGCTGGCTAAACACAAAGTCTTCTGCCACACCGAACTTGGCGGACACTTGAAGTCGTACCGCGCCGTGGCGTAA